Within the Clostridium scatologenes genome, the region AATTATAGAAAATTCATTTTAACAATAATAACTGCTAATATACCAATGATGATACTTTATAGCTTCCTTGGAGATAGTATTATATCATCAGCTAACAATACAATAATAATTTCAACTATTATAGTTTTAATAAGTATGTATTCTATTTACTTATGGAATAAAGAACAAAGAAATGAAAAATTAGTTTAAAAAGAAGGTTTATTCAACCTTCTTTTTCATTGCAGATCTAAACATAATAACAGAAGTATATACAATTACAATCACTACTACCCATTTTAACATAGTAAGTGGTAATTCCTTGACAATATAAGCAGCAATTAGAACACCTATAATACCAAAAAGATTTGTAGCTAAAGATACTTTTCTATGATAAGCTCCTTCTCTAATAAACTTTATAGCGGCTACAGGCTCAAGGAATGCACATGAACCCATCATTATAGGAAACGCTACCTTAGGAGACATTCCTAATGCAAAAACCAAAGCCATACATGGTGCATAATTTCCTATTCCTATACACATTAAAGCTCCAAGCATAAAGTTACCTATAAGACCTGCTATTAGCTTAACTCCTGTAAGTGATGTTGATGTACCTCCCACAGGCATTATATTTAGCAATCCCGACAACATTACAAATGCAACAATCAGAAGGGCTATTCCCATTCCAATTTGAACCTTTTTTTTCGGTAGCTTGGACACTATTCCTGCTCCAAAATAAGATCCTGCAGTAGCTGCCAAAATCATTGTAACCAACGTAGTTATATCGACTTTAATAACAGTCATAAATATAAGTGCTTCTGTAACTACCGGAACACAATTTGCAACATTTAAGGTACCTGGAATTATTCTGTCATCCACAAGCTTTAAAAATTTATAAACTGCAGTGGTAGGTGCAAAACTTCCTATTCCCAACGTATCAAAAAAATTTGCTATTAAACCTACTATTCCATAAACTAAAAAGTTACCCCCTTCCTCAAGTCTTCCTTCTTTTTTTGTTTTCACATAATCCTGAAAAAAAACAAATACAAAAAACAAGGTAAAGGCCATAAGAATTCCTGAAATAATATTAATAATCATGGCAAAATCTCCTTTTAATTTACATTATATTACTTAACCTTGTTATAATTATACAATACTTTAGGAAAATATTAAAGAAAATATTGTAGAGTAAATTCAGTAAATTGAATTTTTAAATAAATTTCATTTATTTTTTTGTTTTTAGTAATTTTTAAAATACCGTATCTAACTTCTTTATTTGTTTCGTTATATTCTTATACTGCAACATTGATACATAGTAAATTCAAGGAAAAGCAGAAAATGTTTCATTCATATTAAAAGACATAAAAGCCAAAAATCCGCAGTATTTAAAAGATGTTAAAAAATGTTAAATACACATTCAAATCTACAAAAATACCTTCTAATCAAAAATTTTATGATTCTAATTAGAAGGTACTTCTATTTTACATTTATCAATTATAACTTATAAATGGTTTCAATAATTAATCTCTATATCATAATTTAGCTTTAATAGTAGACCAATAAGCTTCATTTTCAAGTCCAAGTCTCCATATAGCTATTCCCGATAAATTATTATCATTA harbors:
- a CDS encoding sulfite exporter TauE/SafE family protein — encoded protein: MIINIISGILMAFTLFFVFVFFQDYVKTKKEGRLEEGGNFLVYGIVGLIANFFDTLGIGSFAPTTAVYKFLKLVDDRIIPGTLNVANCVPVVTEALIFMTVIKVDITTLVTMILAATAGSYFGAGIVSKLPKKKVQIGMGIALLIVAFVMLSGLLNIMPVGGTSTSLTGVKLIAGLIGNFMLGALMCIGIGNYAPCMALVFALGMSPKVAFPIMMGSCAFLEPVAAIKFIREGAYHRKVSLATNLFGIIGVLIAAYIVKELPLTMLKWVVVIVIVYTSVIMFRSAMKKKVE